The Halobacillus amylolyticus nucleotide sequence AATGTCCGTCGTCTTGAATTTCGCGAATCAATGGTATATTAAAAATATCACCCGCCGGATAAAACACATCTGCCCCCTTTGCTTCAATCCGGTTGTACAGTTCAATCGCCCTCTCCGTGTCTTCCCAGTTATTTGTATAGGTAATATCAATTTCAACTTCTGGATTTTGGAATTTAGCGCCTTCATAGAATCCTTCGACCTCAGGCTGCCACTGAAAAGCTGCTATTAATCCAATTTTATTGGTTTCTGTCATTTCTCCCGCAACCATACCGGCAAAGAAGCCCATGGCATTTGCGCTGAAGTTTAAACTTGTAACATTATCAGCCGAAAACTGGCCATTGAAATATATAAAATGAACATCCGGATAGGATTGATGAAAATCTTGAAAGTAACTGCCATATACATTCCCATGACCGAAAATAACATTTACCCCTTTATTGACAAGCTCAACAACAGCTTGAGCTGTTTGCGATTCGGTCTTTACTCCCTCTTTAAAGTACACATCTACTCCAAAGTCCTTTTGAATAGACTGTAGACCTTTGTAGCCCTGTTGTCCCCACGCTTGATCGTGGATAGTAGTTTCAACAAGCATTCCTACTTTATCAGTCTGGCCTGATGCAAATGGCTGCTGACAACCCGATAGCAGCATAAGTGTGATTAGAATCAAAATATAAAAAGTTTTCACCCGAAGCACTCCTATTAACCTTCATTCACCCCTTTTATTTTACATGTTTCTCTACAGGAAAGTAAATGTGTAGATGTGCTTACAAGGTAAAATTATCCACTTCCCCTCTAAACTTTTGATAGGTGTGCCATACATTCTCAAGATGACCTTTGTCCGTTTCACCTCGGGAAAAACGCTGGTCATTTAGGCGAAAAACATCTCCATCACTCACATATTTAAATATTTCACTAATAAAATCCTCTACATAAACTGCCTGGGATTTTACTACCCAATCACGAAAATCTTCATAAGTGTCTGCTTGGATATCCATCCATTCCCCATAAAGTTGAGGGAGTTCGACACATAACCTGTTTGAGGTACGTCCATTAGGACAAATTTCGATCATATCATTATAAATATAAAGCCGTTGGTCTTCATCAGATTGTTGGCTATGATTTTCACGATCTTCTCCTGAGTTAAAATGCTGAAAGTTACTATTTCGACCCACATTCATATACAAAAGTTCCTTAACCTGTGTATCGATTTTGTCTATTCCTACTACTGCCTTGCCCTCTTGAAGTAAATATTGAATACAGTGATATCCAATCCAGTGAAAACAATTATATATAACTGAAGCCATATCTGTTTCCCCCTTTTCATCTCACATTTTATTCGTAAACAGCTTGCCCCATGCTGAATCAAGCGATTTCATATTTATTTTTCATGAGAACTCTGGTAGAATGAATAAAGAATGTGTGAAAATGAGGTGAATATCCATGCGGATTGTTATGACGATAGTATGGGCCTTCTTGTTAAGCCTAATGACAGCATATGTCATCAGTAATATGACTGGAGCAGATTATTCCTTCGTTCAAGTAATAGTTATGACCATTTTGTTCGGTGGTACCACTATTGTGCTTGGTGAAGGAGTTATTAAAGAAGAAGCCTAATATTCGGGGAAAACGCTGCTACTTATGTATTTCGTAATTAGCAGCGTTTTTTTGTTGCAATAGTGTAGGGCATCATTTGTCCTATACGTCTATAGTTAATAAGGAATAGCAGCCTATTCGCTATTTTTCTGTTCATGAAGGGGGAATACATACAATGCAGGAGTTTTGGTTGTTAATTAAGTATTTATTTTTAGGATTATTCCAAGGAATCACAGAACCTATCCCGATATCCTCAAGCGGGCATTTGGTCATCTTACAGTCGTTAATGAACCTGGAACTCGAAGGTCTTGAATTTCTAGTTCTTGTAAATTTCGGATCACTAATAGCTGTCCTTGTGATTTATTATGACGATATTATTCGTTTATTAAAAAATAGTGTCGGCTACCTAATCTCTAAAGATGACAGACAGAAGGACGATTTTGAGTTTGTATTATATTTACTCATTGGTACCGTGCCAGCAGGGGTGCTGGGGTTATTATTTAAGGATTTTTTCGAACAGCTTGAATACGTTGAAACCGTTGCTGTTGCTCTAATTATTACTGGGATTGCATTGTGGATTATTCGTAATATCCGTGGCAGTAAAGGAGAAGGAATGCTAACATGGAAAGATGCGGTTATTGTAGGCCTGGCCCAGGCTGTCGCATTAATTCCGGGCATCAGCCGTTCAGGAGCTACCATTGTAGCGGCTATGCTTCTCGGAATGAAGCAGCAAACAGCCCTGCGCTTCTCGTTCCTGCTTTATATACCAGTAAGTTTAGGAACGATGCTTCTGTCGGTAGATGAATTGCTGGCAGACGATTTATCAACACTCTGGTTACCTTATCTGTTCGCGTTTATTGCTTCTGTCTTTGCTTCTTACTTTTCACTGAAATGGTTTATGAATATTATGGAACGAGGAAATTTGAAATACTTTGCCTTCTATTGCTTCATTGTCGGAGGACTTGTATTGTTTTTCCTTTAAGTCAGGATATAATACGTTAAACGCCCTAACCAGCTTCTTTAGTTGAGGCCACTGAAAAACTGCGTGCTTTTCAGTCGCAAGGCATTTAATGAGGTCCTTGTCTAGTTGGGGAAGCTTTTGCTTATTTAACTTGTCTTATGCACGATTTAAAGCTATATATGCGTATTTACATTCCCGTTCATTTATGCCTACTTCTTGAAGCTCATGAGGCGATTCATACTCTGGTTTAACTTAAAAATGGCTTCCGACTTTGGATGATATCCAAAGTCGGAAGCCATTTTAATTGTCCCATCGACCCTATATTGAAATATTCGTCAGTTCTTAAGTGGCCTTAGTTAGACCGTTTCTTTGGTGAAGCTATAAAATTATGATGGTAATGCATTTTTATGAAATAAAGGCAGCCTTACCATTGCCTGACCTCTTTATCCACCACTAACTGGAGGAATAAATGCGATCACATCACCCTCCCCTATCTTCTGCTGATTATCTGCATACTCTTCGTTTACTGCAGTCATTGCTTCATTAAGTCGATCCAACTGAAACTGCTTCCCTATATATTCTTTTACTTCGCTAACTGTTTTTCCAGTCACGTCTAACTCCAAACTTTCTTGTCCGACTTTCTCTTGTAATCCGGCAAAAAATAGAATACGATTCATTTCATATCCTCCTTCTTTGGTGAGCCTTCTGGGTATGCTTTCTGTTCCTTCTGATCGCCGATCCATGCTTCCCCATCCTCCCAGTTTTCCTTTTTCCAAATGGGTACGATCTCTTTAATTCGCTCTATGGCATAACGACTCGCATCATAAGAATCAGCTCGATGCGGGGTGGAAACAGCAATGACTACAGCGATGTCTTCTATTTCTAAACGACCGATCCGGTGTGCGATGGCTGTTTTAGTATCCGGCCAGCGTTCCTCTATTTCCTGACCAAGCTGTTCAAGCTTTTTCTCAGCCATTGGGCGATAAGCTTGATACTCTAAATGAAGTGTTCGTTTTCCATATGTAAATTCCCTTACAGTACCTATGAATGTGTTAATCGCGCCAGCCTCACGCCTTGAGACGAGTTTAACAACTTCTTCGATAGAAATCGGGTGATCTGTAATCCAAAATTGCTTACTCATCGGCCTCTCTCCCCTTCATGATGCTATATATGTTTTTAATCGAATGCTTCCTTTCGTTCATCGTAAAAACGGGTACGTCAACATGTTTCACCCATTCCAAGTTCCACGTTAACACAAACGCAACTTGCTCTAAATCCAATAATTGCACATCTGATTCCTCTTTTAAAATAACTGCTTTCTTATAGGCTTCCTTTTTAAAACCTTCTATGACAATTAGATCTGGTTCAAATGATTGATAAAGTTCAACTAATCGCTGCAATGGGGGACTTTGTTTATGATTGTATTCTAACTGAAAGGTATCTGCACTATCTACACCTGTTAAAAACGATCCGGCCTTTTGTAAACGGTAGCTATCAGTCTGGTCATGCATCGGTTCAAGAGGCTGCTTATGACCATGGTGTTTGATCGTTGCGACTTGATCACCAATCGATGAGCCATATTCAATTAGATCACATAACACAGTCGTTTTCCCGCTATTTTTATAGCCCACAATTTGAAAAATGGGTGCTTGCATCATGATCCTATCATCCTTTACTAAAGGAATTATGAAAAAACCCCCGCCATCTTATGGGCAGGGGAACTCCATGTTGTTTAGGAAATTATAAAATATTTCCCCATGGATAAGCTTACATGAAGTTAGTCACATCCAGCTCCAGCGCGCAAGACTAGTCAATCGCCGCCGTGGGCCCACGTGGGGTAGTTCGGCGTTGGCACAGGACGTGCCCCGTTAACCGAACTTCCTTTAGTCGAACTTCCTCTGTCGTGTCTATCAGGGCGCTTGCGCTTTTGCTCTTAATCAATCCGGTATGCCGAGAGCAATTTTAGCATAGCGGCTCATCCGGTCTTTCGTCCATGGTGGATTCCAAACAATATTGACAGTGATTTCATTTACTTCTGGAAGATCAGCAACTACGCGTTTAACATCTTGTTCAATATGGCCTGCTAATGGGCAACCCATTGCCGTTAATGTCATTGTTACTGTTGTATTACCGTTATCATCCATATCGGCTCCGTAGACGAGGCCAAGATTAACGATATCGATACCCAGTTCAGGGTCAATAACATTTTCTAGGGCACCCATGATATTTTCTTCAAGTGCAGTATCCACAAATATTTCCTCCTTCACACTTTAGTACAACTCTATTATAAACAAATTTCTTCCGATATTAAACCTCTAAGCCTTGGCTAAAGGACAATTTCAATCCAATTCACCATTTCTTTAATGGCAAAACGACTCACCTTATGGTCCCTGCCTACTTCACGAAGGAAGCGAATGTTCTCTGGATTTTTATAATATTCAATTGCCTGATTGTAAAAATCATAGGAATGATCGAATGGAACGACGGGATCTGCATCACCATGCCAGAAGAATAACGGCCGTTCCTGCAGCTTATCCATTTGCATCGATAAATCGCCAGCTTCTAGTGAGTCGTATAAGCGGTTTAGCTCTTCTTTACTAATAGGAAGCTCGATGCCCGTCATCTCAACATCTTTAATTAATTTTTTGGCAAAATCAACAGGCTTCGGTGATCCCATCATAACAGCAGCGGTTTGAATCCAAGGATACATTGTTAACGCTGCACTCGTTGTGACACCGCCCATCGACGTCCCACCAACTCCAAAACGTCGGTCTTTGACTAGATTGCGACGGTCAAGGTCCTCTTTTATATCCTTGAGATCTTTTAAATTTTGATTCACTATATCCCAAAATTTAAAGTTTAATTCTCTCTTAGTAAGTTGTGCTTCTTCTCTATCTCCATGATACAAACTGTCAGGTAAAATGACACGGTATCCTTTTTCAGCAAGCAAATAAGCTTGCGGCAAGTTGTGTTCTTTGGCTGAAGTAAATCCGTGAAAATATGTAAA carries:
- a CDS encoding DUF2929 family protein; amino-acid sequence: MRIVMTIVWAFLLSLMTAYVISNMTGADYSFVQVIVMTILFGGTTIVLGEGVIKEEA
- a CDS encoding metal-sulfur cluster assembly factor, with protein sequence MDTALEENIMGALENVIDPELGIDIVNLGLVYGADMDDNGNTTVTMTLTAMGCPLAGHIEQDVKRVVADLPEVNEITVNIVWNPPWTKDRMSRYAKIALGIPD
- a CDS encoding molybdenum cofactor biosynthesis protein MoaE, which translates into the protein MSKQFWITDHPISIEEVVKLVSRREAGAINTFIGTVREFTYGKRTLHLEYQAYRPMAEKKLEQLGQEIEERWPDTKTAIAHRIGRLEIEDIAVVIAVSTPHRADSYDASRYAIERIKEIVPIWKKENWEDGEAWIGDQKEQKAYPEGSPKKEDMK
- a CDS encoding BMP family ABC transporter substrate-binding protein, which gives rise to MKTFYILILITLMLLSGCQQPFASGQTDKVGMLVETTIHDQAWGQQGYKGLQSIQKDFGVDVYFKEGVKTESQTAQAVVELVNKGVNVIFGHGNVYGSYFQDFHQSYPDVHFIYFNGQFSADNVTSLNFSANAMGFFAGMVAGEMTETNKIGLIAAFQWQPEVEGFYEGAKFQNPEVEIDITYTNNWEDTERAIELYNRIEAKGADVFYPAGDIFNIPLIREIQDDGHYGIGYVSDQSFVANNTVLTSTVQRVDRVYNITMEKFLAGELPGKAISFDFQEGAIEMGKYSPMVPESFQATMKKTVKRYKETGQLPNQ
- the moaD gene encoding molybdopterin converting factor subunit 1, encoding MNRILFFAGLQEKVGQESLELDVTGKTVSEVKEYIGKQFQLDRLNEAMTAVNEEYADNQQKIGEGDVIAFIPPVSGG
- the mobB gene encoding molybdopterin-guanine dinucleotide biosynthesis protein B, producing MMQAPIFQIVGYKNSGKTTVLCDLIEYGSSIGDQVATIKHHGHKQPLEPMHDQTDSYRLQKAGSFLTGVDSADTFQLEYNHKQSPPLQRLVELYQSFEPDLIVIEGFKKEAYKKAVILKEESDVQLLDLEQVAFVLTWNLEWVKHVDVPVFTMNERKHSIKNIYSIMKGREADE
- a CDS encoding undecaprenyl-diphosphate phosphatase, which codes for MQEFWLLIKYLFLGLFQGITEPIPISSSGHLVILQSLMNLELEGLEFLVLVNFGSLIAVLVIYYDDIIRLLKNSVGYLISKDDRQKDDFEFVLYLLIGTVPAGVLGLLFKDFFEQLEYVETVAVALIITGIALWIIRNIRGSKGEGMLTWKDAVIVGLAQAVALIPGISRSGATIVAAMLLGMKQQTALRFSFLLYIPVSLGTMLLSVDELLADDLSTLWLPYLFAFIASVFASYFSLKWFMNIMERGNLKYFAFYCFIVGGLVLFFL
- a CDS encoding alpha/beta fold hydrolase, with protein sequence MIGIYREKFNDIPVLVIVEDEKKDKALPVFTYFHGFTSAKEHNLPQAYLLAEKGYRVILPDSLYHGDREEAQLTKRELNFKFWDIVNQNLKDLKDIKEDLDRRNLVKDRRFGVGGTSMGGVTTSAALTMYPWIQTAAVMMGSPKPVDFAKKLIKDVEMTGIELPISKEELNRLYDSLEAGDLSMQMDKLQERPLFFWHGDADPVVPFDHSYDFYNQAIEYYKNPENIRFLREVGRDHKVSRFAIKEMVNWIEIVL